A genomic region of Aureimonas populi contains the following coding sequences:
- the traA gene encoding Ti-type conjugative transfer relaxase TraA, protein MAIYHLHVKVIGRKAGSSAVASAAYRSASRMRDERIDRVQDFSNKRGVVHSEVLLPESAPEQWSDRERLWNDVEAFEVRKDAQLAREVEFAIPREMTQAQGIELARDFAQGEFVDQGMIADLNVHWDIGEDGSPKPHAHVMLTMREVDEDGFGKKVRDWNATQMIERWRERWAEHVNERLAELDIDARIDHRSLEAQGIGLEPQSQIGAPAQRIEGEGIEAADRADMHREIARNNGARIIADPSVALDAITQQQSTFTRRDMAKFAHRQSDGIDQFNEVMGAMRGSPDLVELGQDGRGEDRFTTREMIEAEQRLHRAAELMAEKELHEVSDRDREAALARAEQCGLVLSGEQADALAHVTDGRDLGIVVGYAGTGKSAMLGVAREAWEAAGFEVRGVALSGIAAENLESGSGIASRTIASMEHGWKNGRDMLTSGDVLVIDEAGMVGTRQLERVLSHAAEAGAKVVLVGDPQQLQSIEAGAAFRSIHDRHGGAEIGEVRRQREDWQRDATRDLASGRTGAAIGAYDVHDMVHEAASREQARDDLIDRWDRDRQAAPDSSRIILTHTNAEVRELNEAARDRMRAAGDLGEDMRVTVERGARDFASGDRVMFLQNERGLGVKNGTLGTIEEVSEQSMSVRTDDGRGVRFDLKDYDRIDHGYAATIHKAQGMTVDRTHVLATPGMDAHGSYVALSRHRDGTDLHYGREDFATQDKLVSTLSRDRSKDMATDYDRADPTQSYAERRGITVRERDVAVEHSRAPGNALDRIDGITFNVRAPGDRAEGPERETAGREIRQEIGAVARDAGIDSEDAMRHARRMALIRHAHAVGQVFNAEDAGSKASPAQWDELVDARRTFDAVRPYGWQDAEAAYAKDERLADEAGSGKVNRAIRALQLETEIRTSPERRADRFVERFRDLKQTGERQYAAGDYSGYRPARVEMGNMVASLKRDPQLESLLEGRKKDLGISFESGVGIRRDLALSHGLGRGRGLGIGM, encoded by the coding sequence ATGGCGATCTATCATCTTCACGTCAAGGTCATTGGCCGCAAGGCCGGATCGAGCGCGGTAGCCTCTGCCGCCTATCGCTCTGCCTCGCGGATGCGCGACGAACGCATCGACCGCGTGCAGGATTTCTCCAACAAGCGCGGCGTCGTCCATTCCGAGGTGCTGTTGCCGGAGAGCGCACCCGAGCAATGGAGCGACCGCGAACGGCTCTGGAACGATGTCGAGGCGTTCGAGGTCAGGAAAGACGCGCAGCTTGCGCGCGAGGTGGAGTTCGCAATCCCGCGCGAAATGACACAGGCGCAGGGCATCGAGCTTGCCCGCGACTTCGCGCAGGGCGAATTCGTCGATCAGGGCATGATCGCCGATCTCAACGTACATTGGGACATCGGCGAGGACGGAAGCCCCAAACCCCATGCCCATGTCATGCTCACCATGCGCGAAGTCGATGAAGACGGGTTCGGCAAAAAGGTGCGGGACTGGAATGCGACCCAGATGATCGAGCGCTGGCGCGAACGCTGGGCCGAGCATGTCAACGAGCGGCTGGCCGAACTCGACATCGACGCCCGTATCGACCATCGCAGCCTTGAAGCGCAGGGCATCGGGCTTGAGCCGCAGAGCCAGATCGGCGCACCAGCGCAGCGTATCGAGGGCGAAGGCATCGAGGCCGCCGACCGCGCCGACATGCACCGGGAGATCGCCCGCAACAACGGCGCGCGCATCATCGCCGATCCATCCGTGGCGCTGGACGCGATCACACAGCAGCAATCAACCTTCACCCGCCGCGACATGGCGAAGTTCGCCCATCGCCAAAGCGACGGCATCGACCAGTTCAACGAGGTCATGGGCGCGATGCGCGGCTCGCCCGACCTGGTCGAACTCGGTCAAGACGGACGCGGCGAGGATCGGTTCACCACCCGCGAGATGATCGAGGCCGAACAGCGTTTGCATCGCGCGGCGGAATTGATGGCCGAGAAGGAATTGCATGAGGTCAGCGACAGGGACAGAGAGGCCGCACTTGCGCGCGCAGAGCAGTGCGGCCTTGTTCTTTCGGGCGAGCAGGCCGACGCGCTGGCGCATGTCACGGACGGGCGCGATCTCGGCATCGTCGTCGGCTATGCCGGGACGGGAAAGAGCGCCATGCTCGGCGTGGCACGTGAGGCATGGGAGGCGGCAGGCTTCGAGGTGCGCGGCGTTGCCCTGTCCGGTATCGCCGCCGAGAATCTGGAAAGCGGCTCGGGTATCGCATCGCGCACCATCGCCAGCATGGAACACGGCTGGAAGAACGGGCGCGACATGCTCACGTCCGGCGATGTGCTTGTCATTGACGAGGCGGGTATGGTCGGCACGCGGCAGTTGGAGCGCGTGTTGTCCCATGCCGCCGAGGCCGGGGCCAAGGTCGTGCTGGTTGGCGATCCGCAGCAGTTGCAATCCATCGAGGCGGGCGCAGCCTTCCGCTCGATCCATGACCGCCACGGCGGCGCGGAAATCGGCGAGGTGCGCCGCCAGCGCGAGGACTGGCAGCGCGACGCCACGCGCGATCTGGCAAGCGGCAGGACCGGCGCGGCGATCGGCGCCTATGACGTGCACGACATGGTGCATGAGGCCGCATCCCGCGAGCAGGCGCGCGACGATCTAATCGACCGTTGGGACCGCGACCGGCAGGCCGCACCGGACAGCAGCCGCATCATCCTCACCCACACCAATGCCGAGGTGCGAGAGTTGAACGAGGCCGCCCGCGACCGAATGCGGGCGGCGGGCGATCTGGGCGAGGACATGCGCGTGACGGTCGAACGGGGCGCGAGAGATTTCGCCAGCGGGGATCGCGTGATGTTCCTGCAAAACGAGCGCGGACTTGGTGTGAAGAACGGCACGCTCGGCACCATCGAAGAGGTCAGCGAACAATCCATGTCGGTCCGCACCGATGACGGGCGCGGCGTCAGGTTCGACCTCAAGGACTACGACCGCATCGACCACGGCTATGCCGCCACCATCCACAAGGCGCAGGGCATGACCGTGGACCGGACGCATGTGCTGGCGACACCGGGCATGGACGCCCACGGCAGCTATGTTGCCCTGTCACGGCACCGTGACGGCACGGACCTGCACTATGGCCGTGAGGACTTCGCCACGCAGGACAAGCTCGTCAGCACCCTATCGCGTGACAGGTCGAAGGACATGGCGACGGATTACGACCGCGCCGACCCGACGCAGAGCTACGCCGAGCGGCGCGGCATCACCGTCCGCGAGCGCGATGTCGCGGTTGAACATTCACGCGCGCCGGGCAATGCCCTCGACCGGATCGACGGCATCACTTTCAACGTGCGCGCGCCCGGCGACCGCGCGGAAGGGCCGGAAAGGGAGACGGCCGGCAGGGAGATAAGGCAGGAGATCGGGGCGGTGGCGCGGGATGCCGGAATAGATTCGGAGGATGCCATGCGCCACGCCCGCAGAATGGCGCTCATTCGTCATGCCCATGCCGTTGGCCAAGTCTTCAACGCCGAGGATGCCGGGAGCAAGGCAAGCCCCGCGCAGTGGGATGAACTGGTCGATGCCCGCAGAACATTCGACGCGGTGCGGCCCTATGGCTGGCAGGACGCGGAAGCGGCCTATGCCAAGGATGAGAGACTTGCCGATGAGGCGGGATCGGGCAAGGTCAATCGCGCCATCCGAGCCCTGCAACTGGAAACGGAGATTCGCACCAGCCCGGAGCGCCGCGCCGACCGCTTTGTCGAACGCTTTCGCGACCTCAAACAGACCGGCGAGCGCCAGTATGCGGCGGGCGACTATTCCGGCTACAGGCCAGCGCGGGTGGAGATGGGCAACATGGTGGCCAGCCTCAAGCGCGACCCGCAGCTCGAATCCCTGCTCGAAGGCCGCAAGAAAGACCTCGGCATCTCGTTCGAATCAGGCGTGGGAATCCGTCGCGACCTCGCCCTCAGCCACGGCCTCGGCAGGGGCCGGGGTCTCGGGATCGGCATGTAG
- a CDS encoding tyrosine-type recombinase/integrase has protein sequence MSELTDKQLKNLKPRAKLYKVADRDGMYAAVTPTGVISFRYQYRVNGRQEVLTIGRYSADAARKLTRAPAALEYGMEVSLAEARALLARARRQVERGESPSKAKVEKRTASAAAVTFGGWAEAYFKHKADPKSGAEKLADSTLAMRRSVYNRAIAGDLSKLKLAEVTPQRLKRLCDEVKEKRGPAVAVHVREVVLLVFRHAQGSGLDVSNPAESIRTSAIATFEPRDRALSPSEVRAVLTALDHVAAAPTLRSAVKFVLLTGVRKSEFIDATWKEIDFAAARWTIPAERMKAGKAHIVPLSDQALDILTAFRTMFGASRYLHPGRYDGDTPISNATLNRVIDTVVERIRETDPDFQSFGVHDLRRTFSTGLNRAKFDDRWIEMSLAHAPRNRIAAVYNVNRYLAERKIMLQCWADMLDAWVKGESAKDLIADAKRRAAEVHDDELDDDL, from the coding sequence ATGAGCGAACTCACTGATAAACAACTGAAAAATCTGAAGCCAAGGGCCAAGCTCTACAAGGTGGCGGACCGCGACGGGATGTATGCGGCTGTCACCCCAACCGGGGTCATCTCGTTCCGGTATCAGTACCGGGTGAACGGGCGGCAGGAGGTCTTGACTATCGGCCGGTATAGCGCCGACGCGGCGCGCAAGCTGACACGGGCGCCCGCCGCGCTGGAATACGGAATGGAGGTATCGCTTGCGGAGGCGAGAGCGCTGCTGGCGCGGGCGCGGCGTCAGGTCGAGCGGGGCGAGTCCCCGTCGAAAGCCAAGGTGGAAAAGCGCACCGCGTCAGCCGCAGCGGTCACGTTTGGCGGGTGGGCGGAAGCCTATTTCAAGCACAAAGCCGATCCCAAGTCGGGAGCCGAGAAACTGGCTGACAGCACCTTGGCGATGCGCCGATCCGTCTATAATCGCGCCATTGCGGGAGATTTGTCGAAGCTCAAGCTGGCGGAGGTGACGCCACAGCGTCTCAAACGTCTGTGCGACGAGGTTAAGGAGAAGCGCGGGCCGGCCGTCGCCGTGCATGTCCGCGAGGTCGTATTGCTGGTGTTCCGCCATGCGCAAGGAAGTGGGCTGGATGTGAGCAACCCGGCCGAGTCGATTCGCACCAGCGCCATCGCCACTTTCGAGCCGCGCGACCGCGCCCTGTCCCCGTCAGAGGTCCGCGCGGTCCTGACGGCGTTGGATCATGTGGCGGCGGCTCCCACGTTACGTTCGGCGGTGAAGTTTGTCCTGCTGACCGGCGTCCGTAAGTCGGAGTTCATCGATGCAACATGGAAGGAAATCGACTTCGCCGCCGCGCGGTGGACTATCCCGGCCGAGCGCATGAAGGCCGGCAAAGCGCATATCGTCCCGCTGAGCGATCAGGCGCTCGACATTCTGACGGCGTTCCGCACCATGTTCGGTGCCAGCCGATACCTCCACCCCGGCCGATATGACGGCGATACGCCGATCAGCAACGCCACGCTCAACCGCGTGATCGACACGGTCGTGGAGCGCATCCGGGAGACTGATCCTGATTTTCAGAGCTTTGGTGTTCACGACCTGCGCCGCACGTTCTCGACCGGCCTAAATCGCGCCAAGTTCGACGATCGTTGGATCGAGATGAGCTTGGCCCACGCGCCCCGGAACCGGATCGCGGCCGTCTATAATGTGAACCGCTACCTCGCCGAGCGGAAGATCATGCTTCAGTGCTGGGCTGACATGCTCGACGCTTGGGTGAAGGGGGAATCCGCAAAAGACCTGATCGCCGACGCGAAGCGACGTGCCGCCGAGGTCCACGACGACGAACTGGACGACGATCTCTGA
- the guaA gene encoding glutamine-hydrolyzing GMP synthase: protein MTQHPDTILIVDFGSQVTQLIARRVREAGVYSEIVPFQLAEEGFERLKPKAVILSGSPASTIEENSPRAPQAIFDSGLPVLGICYGQQTMCAQLGGKIEGGLHREFGRAFVEVQKASPLFDGIWAEGTRHQVWMSHGDRVTALPEGFEIIGASPGAPFAAIADEQRRFYGVQFHPEVMHTPDGAKLLSNFVHKISSLPGDWTMAAFREQAVAEIRAKVGDGKVICGLSGGVDSSVAAILIHEAIGDQLTCIFVDHGLLRMGEASQVVGMFRDHYNIPLVHVEAQDLFIGALEGESDPEVKRKTIGRLFIETFEAEAEKLGGADFLAQGTLYPDVIESVSFTGGPSVTIKSHHNVGGLPERMNMKLVEPLRELFKDEVRELGRELGLPEQFVGRHPFPGPGLAIRCPGGVTREKLDILRQADAIYLDEIRKAGLYDAIWQAFAVLLPVQTVGVMGDGRTYEFVCALRAVTSVDGMTADFYPFDMDFLGNAATRIINEVRGINRVVYDVTSKPPGTIEWE from the coding sequence ATGACCCAGCATCCCGACACCATCCTCATCGTCGACTTCGGCAGCCAGGTGACGCAGCTTATCGCGCGGCGCGTTCGCGAGGCGGGGGTCTACTCGGAAATCGTGCCCTTCCAACTGGCCGAGGAAGGATTTGAGCGCCTGAAGCCGAAGGCGGTGATCCTCTCCGGCTCGCCCGCTTCCACCATCGAGGAGAACAGCCCGCGCGCGCCGCAGGCTATCTTCGATTCGGGCCTGCCCGTTCTGGGCATCTGCTATGGCCAGCAGACCATGTGCGCGCAGTTGGGCGGCAAGATCGAGGGCGGGCTGCACCGGGAGTTCGGCCGTGCCTTCGTGGAGGTGCAGAAGGCTTCGCCGCTCTTCGACGGCATCTGGGCGGAGGGCACGCGCCATCAGGTCTGGATGAGCCACGGCGACCGCGTAACCGCGCTGCCCGAAGGCTTCGAGATCATCGGTGCCTCGCCGGGCGCACCCTTCGCGGCGATCGCCGACGAGCAGCGCCGCTTCTACGGCGTCCAGTTCCACCCTGAGGTGATGCACACGCCTGACGGGGCCAAGCTCCTCTCCAACTTCGTCCACAAGATATCCAGCCTGCCCGGCGACTGGACGATGGCCGCCTTCCGCGAGCAGGCGGTGGCGGAAATCCGCGCCAAGGTGGGCGATGGAAAGGTCATCTGCGGCCTTTCGGGCGGCGTCGACTCCTCCGTGGCCGCGATCCTGATCCACGAGGCAATCGGCGACCAGCTCACCTGCATCTTCGTGGATCACGGGCTCCTGCGGATGGGGGAGGCGAGCCAGGTCGTCGGCATGTTCCGCGACCACTACAACATTCCGCTCGTGCATGTGGAGGCGCAGGACCTGTTCATCGGCGCGCTGGAGGGCGAGAGCGACCCCGAGGTCAAGCGCAAGACCATCGGCCGCCTCTTCATCGAGACCTTCGAGGCCGAGGCCGAAAAGCTCGGTGGCGCGGACTTCCTCGCGCAGGGCACGCTCTACCCGGACGTGATCGAGAGCGTCTCCTTCACCGGCGGCCCCTCCGTCACGATCAAGAGCCACCACAATGTCGGCGGCCTGCCCGAGCGGATGAACATGAAGCTCGTGGAGCCGCTGCGCGAGCTGTTCAAGGACGAGGTACGCGAGCTTGGCCGCGAACTCGGCCTGCCGGAGCAGTTCGTGGGCCGCCACCCATTCCCCGGCCCCGGCCTCGCCATCCGCTGCCCCGGCGGCGTGACACGCGAAAAGCTCGACATCCTGCGCCAGGCGGATGCGATCTATCTCGACGAGATCCGCAAGGCCGGCCTCTACGACGCCATCTGGCAGGCCTTCGCCGTGCTTCTGCCGGTGCAGACCGTCGGCGTGATGGGCGACGGGCGCACCTACGAATTCGTCTGCGCGCTGCGGGCCGTGACCTCGGTGGACGGCATGACGGCCGACTTCTATCCCTTCGACATGGACTTCCTCGGCAACGCCGCAACCCGCATCATCAACGAAGTCCGCGGCATCAACCGCGTCGTCTACGACGTAACATCAAAACCGCCCGGCACCATCGAGTGGGAGTGA
- a CDS encoding 5'-methylthioadenosine/S-adenosylhomocysteine nucleosidase (Enables the cleavage of the glycosidic bond in both 5'-methylthioadenosine and S-adenosylhomocysteine), whose translation MLAGRRVLFVMAAPAEFGPALQARVRPLITGVGPIEAALNTGIALQRLAVAGQAPDLVVSMGSAGSRTLEQGAIYQVSSVSWRDMDASALGFARGVTPFLDHPAEMALPVLLPDMPAVRLSTGGNVVSGAGYDGIDADMVDMETFAILRACQTFGVPLAGFRGVSDGAKELAHYDDWASLLHVIDEGLALVVDRLASAASGFASSA comes from the coding sequence ATGCTCGCCGGGCGGCGCGTCCTGTTCGTCATGGCCGCGCCGGCCGAGTTCGGCCCCGCCCTCCAGGCGCGCGTCCGCCCGCTGATCACGGGCGTCGGCCCCATCGAGGCGGCGCTCAACACGGGCATCGCGCTCCAGCGGCTGGCCGTTGCGGGCCAGGCCCCCGATCTTGTCGTGTCGATGGGTTCGGCCGGCTCGCGAACGCTGGAGCAGGGAGCGATCTATCAGGTCTCGTCCGTCTCCTGGCGCGACATGGATGCCTCCGCGCTCGGATTCGCCAGGGGCGTGACGCCCTTTCTAGACCATCCGGCCGAGATGGCGCTGCCGGTTCTCCTGCCCGACATGCCGGCCGTGCGCCTTTCGACGGGCGGCAATGTCGTGTCCGGCGCGGGCTATGACGGCATCGACGCAGACATGGTCGATATGGAGACCTTCGCCATCCTGCGCGCCTGCCAGACATTCGGCGTGCCGCTCGCCGGCTTTCGCGGCGTTTCGGACGGCGCAAAGGAGCTTGCCCACTACGACGACTGGGCCAGCCTCCTGCATGTGATCGACGAAGGGCTGGCCCTCGTCGTGGACCGCCTTGCCTCGGCGGCTTCCGGCTTCGCTTCTTCCGCCTGA
- a CDS encoding TspO/MBR family protein, protein MSRKYGVLALFLVVSVGGGLLIGSQTQTAGWYRSLRKPAFTPPDLAFPIAWTILYVLIGFAGWRVWRSRNRPALAAWAGQLALNFAWTPVFFVAHAILPALAVILTLLGTIFGFLATTASRDRAAFWSFVPYALWVAYATLLNASIWWLN, encoded by the coding sequence ATGAGCAGGAAATACGGGGTTCTCGCGCTGTTCCTGGTGGTAAGCGTGGGCGGCGGGCTGCTGATCGGCTCGCAGACGCAGACGGCGGGCTGGTATCGCTCCCTGCGCAAGCCCGCCTTCACCCCGCCGGACCTCGCCTTCCCCATCGCCTGGACGATCCTCTACGTGCTCATCGGCTTTGCCGGCTGGCGCGTCTGGCGCTCGCGCAACCGGCCGGCGCTGGCCGCCTGGGCGGGGCAGCTCGCGCTGAATTTCGCCTGGACGCCCGTCTTCTTCGTCGCCCACGCCATCCTGCCGGCGCTGGCTGTCATCCTGACCCTGCTCGGCACCATCTTCGGCTTTCTCGCCACCACCGCCAGCCGCGACCGCGCTGCCTTCTGGAGTTTCGTGCCCTACGCGCTCTGGGTCGCCTACGCCACGCTCCTCAATGCCTCGATCTGGTGGCTGAACTGA
- a CDS encoding RsmB/NOP family class I SAM-dependent RNA methyltransferase, with the protein MRLGGRIAAAVEVIEDMDARRRPVADALKDWGLAHRFAGSGDRAAIGNLVYDVLRRRRSLGWRMGAEDAASLVFGTLLDGGRDAGGLAGELEGDRFAPALPPEERIERFLTADVEWAPAAVQADVPDWLVEPLRAALGEEWIEEARAFSARPPLDMRANRLKSSREAVLAALAPFGAAPTPIAPQGLRIPPIEGEGRHPNVQVEGAFQTGLFEIQDEGSQIAAELCGARPGEAVLDYCAGAGGKTLALAAAMGGEGAVHAFDSDRQRLAPIWERLNRAGAANVTVHSPRDDLSPLADAMDRVVVDAPCTGAGTWRRRPDAKWRLGEKQLLRRQEEQDNVLDAACRFVRPGGHLFYVTCSLLRAENAERVEAFLARHTGFALLDARLLWADRFPQAGPRYLAEEIGEGAVLTLTPRRTGTDGFFFAALERRG; encoded by the coding sequence ATGCGACTTGGAGGGCGGATCGCGGCTGCGGTCGAGGTGATCGAGGATATGGACGCGCGCCGCAGGCCCGTGGCCGACGCGCTGAAGGACTGGGGCCTGGCGCATCGCTTCGCCGGCTCGGGTGATCGGGCGGCCATCGGCAACCTGGTCTACGACGTGCTGCGCCGTCGCCGCTCCCTGGGCTGGCGCATGGGGGCGGAGGATGCGGCCAGCCTCGTCTTCGGCACGCTTCTGGATGGCGGCCGGGACGCCGGCGGCCTGGCGGGGGAGCTGGAGGGCGACCGCTTCGCACCTGCCTTGCCGCCGGAGGAGCGGATCGAGCGGTTTCTCACCGCCGATGTCGAATGGGCGCCAGCGGCCGTCCAGGCGGACGTGCCGGACTGGCTGGTTGAGCCGTTGCGCGCCGCGCTGGGCGAGGAATGGATCGAGGAAGCGCGCGCCTTCTCGGCCCGGCCGCCGCTCGACATGCGCGCCAACCGGCTGAAATCCTCGCGCGAGGCGGTTCTGGCCGCGCTCGCGCCCTTCGGCGCGGCGCCGACGCCCATCGCCCCGCAGGGCCTGCGCATCCCGCCGATCGAAGGCGAGGGCCGCCATCCCAATGTCCAGGTCGAGGGCGCCTTCCAGACCGGGCTTTTCGAGATCCAGGACGAGGGTTCGCAGATCGCCGCCGAGCTGTGCGGGGCGCGGCCCGGCGAGGCGGTGCTGGACTACTGCGCCGGCGCCGGGGGCAAGACGCTGGCGCTCGCGGCGGCCATGGGCGGGGAGGGAGCCGTCCACGCCTTCGATTCCGACCGCCAGCGTCTGGCGCCGATCTGGGAGCGGCTGAACCGCGCGGGCGCCGCGAACGTCACCGTCCACTCTCCGCGCGACGACCTGTCGCCGCTTGCGGACGCCATGGACCGCGTGGTGGTGGATGCGCCCTGCACCGGGGCCGGCACCTGGCGGCGCCGGCCGGACGCCAAATGGCGCCTCGGCGAGAAGCAGCTCCTGCGCCGGCAGGAGGAACAGGACAATGTCCTGGACGCCGCCTGCCGTTTCGTACGCCCCGGCGGCCACCTCTTCTACGTCACCTGCTCGCTGTTGCGGGCCGAGAATGCCGAACGCGTGGAGGCCTTCCTCGCCCGGCATACCGGCTTCGCCCTTCTCGACGCGCGCCTTCTGTGGGCGGACCGTTTCCCGCAGGCCGGGCCGCGCTATCTGGCCGAGGAGATCGGGGAGGGGGCCGTCCTCACCCTCACGCCGCGGCGCACGGGCACCGACGGCTTCTTCTTCGCCGCGTTGGAGAGACGGGGATGA